In Thermoanaerobacterales bacterium, one genomic interval encodes:
- the pfkA gene encoding 6-phosphofructokinase has product MQRIGILTSGGDAPGMNAAIRAVVRKAIYHGLEVIGIERGFAGFIEAEMGPLDLGSVADIIHRGGTILRTARSDEFRTREGRARAYENVDRFRLEGLVVIGGDGSYAGARQFHDEFGLPVVCIPASIDNDIVGTEWCIGFDTAVNNVIEAINKIRDTATSHERTFIVEVMGRDSGFIALQAGLAGGAESILIPELPFSIDEVVDKLMRGYRRGKLHSVIVVAEGAASGLDIGRQIKERTGLDTKVTILGHIQRGGTPTALDRVLGSRFGARAVELLMEGVRKTAVGIVGGKVEHYDLDRALREKREIDLDAYRLAGILSI; this is encoded by the coding sequence TTGCAAAGGATCGGCATCCTGACCAGCGGCGGCGATGCTCCCGGAATGAATGCGGCCATTCGGGCCGTCGTGCGGAAGGCCATCTACCATGGCCTGGAGGTTATCGGTATTGAGCGCGGTTTCGCAGGCTTCATCGAGGCCGAAATGGGGCCCCTGGACCTGGGGTCCGTGGCCGATATCATTCATCGTGGCGGGACCATCCTGCGCACCGCGCGTTCGGACGAGTTCCGGACGCGTGAAGGACGGGCGCGGGCGTATGAGAACGTCGACCGTTTCCGCCTGGAGGGACTGGTGGTTATCGGTGGGGACGGTTCCTATGCCGGAGCCAGACAGTTCCATGATGAGTTCGGGCTACCGGTGGTTTGCATCCCGGCTTCCATTGACAACGACATTGTCGGTACGGAGTGGTGTATCGGCTTTGACACGGCGGTCAACAATGTCATCGAGGCCATTAACAAGATTAGAGACACGGCTACCTCGCATGAGCGGACCTTTATCGTCGAGGTGATGGGACGGGACTCCGGCTTCATTGCTCTCCAGGCGGGCCTGGCGGGCGGGGCGGAGTCCATTTTAATTCCTGAACTGCCTTTCAGCATCGACGAGGTCGTGGATAAGCTCATGCGCGGTTACCGCCGGGGCAAACTGCACAGTGTCATCGTGGTTGCCGAAGGCGCGGCCAGCGGCCTTGACATCGGCCGGCAGATCAAGGAGCGGACGGGACTGGATACGAAGGTCACGATCCTGGGCCACATCCAGCGGGGCGGAACGCCGACGGCCCTGGACCGTGTACTGGGCAGCAGATTCGGGGCGCGCGCCGTCGAACTGCTTATGGAAGGGGTGCGCAAGACCGCCGTCGGCATCGTGGGCGGCAAGGTCGAGCACTATGATCTGGACCGGGCGTTGCGCGAGAAACGCGAGATCGACCTGGATGCCTACCGCCTGGCGGGGATTCTGTCCATTTAG
- a CDS encoding acetyl-CoA carboxylase carboxyltransferase subunit alpha codes for MPNAFDFEKPVIELETKIEELKSFAAEKGLNLDNELATLEKRAAELKQSIYGNLTPWQKVLICRHPERPGAREYVDRLLTDFVQLHGDRLYGDDKSVLGGIGRLNGCVVTVLGHLKGHDTKENVARNFGMSHPEGYRKALRLMRQAEKFGRPVICFVDTPGAYPGVGAEERGQAEAIAKNIMVMSTLAVPIIVVVIGEGGSGGALALAVGDRLLLQEHAIFSVSSPETCASILWKDAGRAREAAEILKLTAQDLLRFGIADAIIPEPLGGAHRDQEAAVDLLQKALHQHLAEVLKMSPEELLEARYRKLRRIGYPREEVPVPGLP; via the coding sequence TTGCCCAACGCCTTCGACTTTGAGAAACCGGTTATTGAACTTGAGACCAAAATCGAAGAACTGAAGAGCTTTGCGGCCGAAAAAGGACTCAATCTGGATAACGAGCTTGCCACTCTGGAGAAGCGGGCTGCGGAACTCAAGCAGTCAATCTACGGTAACCTGACACCCTGGCAGAAGGTTCTCATCTGCCGCCACCCTGAACGCCCGGGCGCCCGCGAGTACGTCGACCGCCTGTTGACGGACTTCGTTCAGCTGCACGGCGACCGGTTGTATGGCGATGATAAGAGCGTGCTGGGCGGTATCGGGCGGCTTAACGGCTGCGTGGTGACCGTCCTGGGACACTTAAAGGGCCACGACACGAAGGAGAACGTGGCGCGCAACTTCGGGATGTCGCATCCCGAAGGTTATCGCAAAGCTTTACGCCTGATGCGGCAGGCGGAGAAGTTCGGCCGGCCGGTTATCTGTTTCGTGGATACGCCCGGGGCTTACCCCGGGGTCGGGGCCGAAGAACGCGGGCAGGCCGAGGCCATTGCCAAAAATATTATGGTAATGAGCACCCTGGCCGTACCCATAATAGTAGTGGTTATCGGCGAAGGCGGGAGCGGCGGAGCGCTGGCCTTGGCCGTCGGCGACCGTCTGCTGCTGCAGGAACATGCCATTTTCTCGGTGAGTTCGCCGGAGACCTGCGCCAGCATCCTATGGAAGGATGCCGGGCGGGCAAGGGAGGCCGCCGAAATCCTCAAACTTACCGCGCAGGACCTCCTGCGTTTCGGCATAGCCGACGCCATCATCCCCGAGCCTCTCGGGGGCGCCCACCGGGACCAGGAGGCGGCCGTTGACCTTCTGCAGAAGGCCCTGCACCAACACCTGGCGGAAGTACTGAAGATGTCACCCGAGGAACTGCTCGAAGCCCGTTACCGGAAACTGCGGCGGATCGGTTATCCCCGGGAAGAGGTGCCGGTACCGGGCCTACCCTGA
- the accD gene encoding acetyl-CoA carboxylase, carboxyltransferase subunit beta: MIFDLFKKSKYFTVRQEPRREIPEGLWIKCDVCSEILYTRELERNLKVCEKCGHHFRLAAGERLQLTLDPGGFSEYDDGLLSEDPLDFPQYREKLEAAREATGLNEAVVTGEGSIDGHRVVIGVLDSRFIMGSMGVVVGEKITRAVEKALEKRLPLVVFSASGGARMQEGSLSLMQMAKTAAALARFDRSGQLFVSILTDPTMGGVSASFAFLGDIILAEPGAQIGFTGPRVIEQTIRQKLPEGFQKAEFLKEHGFVDAVVPRRQMRDTIARILSLHRREE; this comes from the coding sequence ATCATCTTCGACTTGTTCAAGAAGTCTAAGTACTTTACAGTACGCCAGGAGCCCCGGCGGGAGATTCCCGAGGGGCTCTGGATCAAATGTGACGTCTGCAGCGAAATCCTCTATACGAGAGAACTGGAGCGCAACCTGAAGGTTTGCGAGAAGTGCGGCCACCATTTCCGCCTTGCCGCCGGGGAGAGGCTCCAGTTAACCCTGGATCCGGGCGGTTTCAGCGAATACGACGATGGTCTGCTGTCCGAGGACCCCCTTGATTTCCCGCAGTACCGTGAAAAGCTGGAAGCCGCCCGGGAGGCCACCGGCCTGAATGAGGCCGTGGTAACCGGTGAAGGAAGCATCGACGGCCACCGGGTAGTCATCGGCGTCTTGGATTCTCGTTTCATTATGGGCAGCATGGGGGTCGTAGTGGGAGAGAAGATTACCCGCGCCGTGGAGAAGGCCCTGGAGAAAAGGTTACCCCTGGTAGTCTTTTCGGCGTCCGGGGGGGCACGGATGCAGGAGGGCAGCTTATCCCTCATGCAGATGGCCAAGACGGCTGCGGCGTTGGCGCGCTTTGACCGGTCCGGACAGTTGTTCGTGTCGATCCTCACCGATCCGACGATGGGCGGGGTAAGCGCGAGCTTCGCCTTCCTGGGGGACATCATCCTGGCCGAGCCCGGGGCCCAGATCGGCTTCACCGGGCCGCGCGTCATTGAGCAGACCATCAGACAGAAGCTGCCCGAGGGCTTTCAAAAGGCCGAGTTCCTGAAGGAACACGGTTTCGTCGACGCTGTCGTGCCGCGGCGGCAGATGCGTGACACGATAGCCCGCATCCTGAGCCTTCACCGGCGGGAGGAATAG
- the mtrB gene encoding trp RNA-binding attenuation protein MtrB — protein MDPWAADYIIIKALENGVTVMGLTRGRDTKFHHTEKLDKGEIYIAQFTENTAAIKLRGRAEVYTRHGIITTAE, from the coding sequence TTGGATCCCTGGGCTGCGGACTATATTATTATCAAGGCTTTGGAGAACGGTGTCACCGTGATGGGCCTTACCCGGGGCCGGGATACCAAGTTTCACCATACCGAGAAGCTGGACAAGGGTGAGATCTACATCGCCCAATTCACCGAGAACACGGCGGCCATTAAGCTACGTGGCCGGGCTGAGGTTTATACCCGCCACGGTATAATCACTACGGCCGAATAA
- the pyk gene encoding pyruvate kinase has product MRHTKIVCTIGPASESDAVLERLIQAGMNVARLNFSHGTHDEHRRRLDAVRRVAARLGRNIGVLMDLKGPKIRIGDLAEPLELRAGERIALTTADVPGGPGQIPVNYAALPREVQPGNTILLADGLIGLTVIEVQGTDIVCRVENGGLLTSRKGLNLPGVRTGLNVLTEKDVADLRFAMPLGVDFVGVSFVRRAQDILCVRRVLEDMRAAAQIIAKIETWEAVENLDEIIKVADGVMVARGDLGLEIAAEEVPLVQKRIIAQCNRLGKPVITATQMLESMIHNPRPTRAEASDVANAILDGTDAVMLSAETAVGEYPVEAVETMARIARRVEADLPYAALLAKRKETLQRTVTEAISYATCTTAADLGAAAIITATQTGYTARMVARYRPPCPIVAATPDQQVLRQLALVWGAQAVLVERIQDTDGMIAGSIQAALKAGLIKGGDLVVITAGVPVGVHGTTNLLKVHTVGNVLARGTGVGAKAVTGTVRIVHSAREAEEKIRPGDILVASATDRDFVPAIQRAAAVVTEEGGLTSHAAIVGLQFGMPVIVGVEAATSILPDGETVTIDGERGLIYSGVARVL; this is encoded by the coding sequence ATGCGCCACACGAAGATCGTCTGCACCATCGGACCGGCCAGCGAATCCGATGCCGTGCTGGAGAGGCTGATCCAGGCCGGCATGAACGTCGCCCGGCTGAACTTCTCCCACGGCACCCATGACGAGCACCGCCGGCGGCTGGATGCCGTCCGGCGGGTTGCAGCCCGTCTGGGACGAAACATCGGCGTGTTGATGGACCTTAAAGGACCGAAGATCCGTATCGGCGACCTCGCGGAACCGCTGGAACTGAGGGCTGGGGAACGGATTGCGCTGACCACTGCCGATGTTCCGGGTGGTCCCGGACAGATCCCGGTGAACTACGCCGCCCTGCCCCGGGAGGTGCAGCCCGGTAACACCATTCTCCTGGCCGACGGCCTCATCGGCCTGACGGTGATCGAGGTGCAGGGGACGGATATCGTCTGCCGGGTGGAAAACGGCGGGCTGTTGACCAGCCGCAAGGGCCTGAACCTGCCCGGCGTGCGCACGGGATTGAACGTTTTAACCGAGAAAGACGTTGCCGATTTGCGTTTTGCCATGCCCTTGGGTGTGGACTTCGTCGGCGTCTCCTTCGTGCGGCGGGCCCAGGATATCCTTTGCGTGCGCCGCGTCCTGGAAGACATGCGTGCTGCGGCCCAGATTATCGCCAAGATCGAGACCTGGGAGGCCGTCGAGAACCTGGACGAGATCATTAAGGTCGCCGACGGGGTGATGGTGGCGCGTGGAGATCTTGGCCTGGAGATTGCGGCCGAAGAGGTGCCTTTGGTCCAAAAACGTATCATAGCGCAGTGCAACCGTCTGGGTAAGCCGGTAATCACGGCCACGCAGATGCTGGAATCCATGATCCATAACCCCCGCCCGACCCGGGCGGAAGCGAGTGACGTAGCCAACGCCATCCTTGACGGCACAGACGCCGTAATGCTCTCCGCCGAAACGGCGGTGGGGGAGTATCCCGTGGAGGCCGTGGAGACGATGGCGCGCATCGCCCGGCGCGTGGAGGCTGACCTGCCCTACGCCGCTCTCCTGGCCAAGCGCAAAGAGACCCTGCAGCGCACGGTCACCGAAGCCATCAGCTACGCCACTTGCACTACGGCGGCGGACCTGGGGGCGGCAGCGATCATTACCGCCACCCAGACCGGGTATACGGCGCGGATGGTGGCCCGTTACCGCCCACCCTGCCCCATCGTGGCCGCCACCCCGGACCAACAGGTGCTGCGACAGCTGGCCCTGGTTTGGGGTGCGCAGGCTGTGCTGGTGGAGCGCATCCAGGATACGGACGGGATGATCGCCGGCTCAATTCAGGCTGCTCTGAAGGCGGGGCTGATCAAAGGAGGGGATCTGGTGGTGATTACCGCCGGTGTTCCTGTGGGGGTGCACGGGACCACAAACCTCCTCAAGGTGCATACGGTGGGTAACGTCCTGGCGCGGGGGACGGGCGTCGGCGCCAAGGCCGTGACCGGCACGGTGCGGATTGTACACTCCGCCCGCGAAGCTGAAGAGAAGATCCGCCCGGGGGATATCCTGGTGGCCTCCGCCACCGACCGCGACTTCGTGCCGGCAATCCAGCGGGCGGCGGCCGTAGTAACCGAAGAGGGCGGCCTGACGTCACACGCCGCCATTGTAGGGCTGCAGTTCGGAATGCCGGTGATTGTCGGGGTGGAAGCGGCGACTTCTATCCTCCCTGACGGGGAGACCGTGACCATCGACGGGGAACGCGGGCTAATATATAGCGGAGTGGCCCGCGTACTGTAA
- a CDS encoding glutamate decarboxylase, with protein sequence MWTVVYIAPSKPDAERLRDALIREGLLVKLNHIGFSQVDGGSSVEILVPEGEVEEALEIINGL encoded by the coding sequence GTGTGGACGGTTGTGTATATCGCGCCCAGTAAGCCTGACGCCGAACGGCTGCGGGATGCCCTGATACGGGAGGGTCTCCTGGTGAAGCTCAACCACATCGGCTTCTCCCAGGTTGATGGTGGGTCTTCGGTAGAAATCCTTGTTCCCGAAGGGGAGGTCGAGGAGGCCCTGGAGATCATAAACGGCCTGTAG